The sequence GGTTCGTGCAGGCCGTGTATGTCGGTCGGGTATTCGCCAAGCGCTATGCTGTCGTGCTTTGAGGTGAGGGTGCGGCGAAGCTGCGGGTCGCGTATGACGTCTTTTACCGTCATTGTTTTGACGCCCGCGATTCGGCGGCTTTCGCGTATGTATGGAAACGGAGGGAAGTGCTGGAGTATTGGCGCAAATTCTTTCGGCATTTCGGCCCAGTCCTGCCAGTCGTTGGTGAAGTATTGGCCGTAGCCCTGCCTGTTGTCGATGGCCCAGTCTTCCATTTTCAGCTCGGTCTGCATGTAGTAGAGGAAGGCGAGAGTTTTTTCCATCGCTTTGCGTTCGGCCTCGCGGCGGAATTTTTTGTCTTCGAGGAAGCGCACTGACATGCCTGGCTCGCCGCTGTCGTGTCCCGGGTAGTCGTTGGCCCAGTTGATGGCGGTGCGCGAGATGTAGGGCCATGATTCCGGGTTGCCGCCGCTTATGTGGGCCGCCTCAGGGTTCGTCACGTCTGGCATCCCGCGGTAGGCGTTGTGCGCGGCTATGTTGTACGGCGCCTTTCCGGGCCAGGTGTCTCCGCCAGCCGTCACTATTTTTTGAAAGCCGGGCAGGTACTGCTCGTAGTTCGGGGGGCGCATTGTGAATTTCAGTTCTTCGGGCACGCCGTTTGGATAGCGTTTTACGACGACGGGATAGGTGATGAACTGTATGACGCCGGTGCGGTCTATTTTGGGGGAGGCGCTGTTGCCGGAGCGGTAGCGCGCGCCGGTCATCGGGATGAAGTCGCCCGCTTCGGTGGCGTCGATGAAAATTTTTGCGTTGATTGAAAGGTCTTTGCCGTCGCACTGGATGAGGGCGGAGGTGACTTTGCCGCCCGTTAGGCCGGCCTTCAGCACCTTAGCCTGTAAGAAGAGGTCGACGTTTCCAGTCATTTTTATCATGTCGAGCAGCGCCTTCTGCGCGGCCCACGGCTCGAAGCCGAAGGTGTCCGGCCCCCAGAGGCAGACGTTGACCGCGGTGTTGCGAAGGTCGTAATATTCTTTCGCTTTGAGTATGAATTCGTAGTAAAGCCCGGTGCGCGTGCGGCGCACGTCGTCTATCGTGGAGACTGCGGCGCCCGTCATTTGGCCGCCGACCCAGTCGGACTGCTCTATGAGGGCGACGGACATGCCCATGCGCGCGGCCTGTACCGCGGCCATCGAGCCGCCCGTGCCGCCGCCTATGACCGCTACGTCAAAGTACAGATTGTCAGCGGCTTCCGCGGTGGCGGCAAGCGAAAAGAAAAATATCATAACTGTAGTTAAGAACGTTATCACAAAAGATTCCTCCAGAATGTTGAAGCTAAGGCACAACTTTTTGATTATACTAGTTTTCGTTAGACTACACAATGAAAAAAATAATGCAAAGCGGCGCTTTGCGCATATAATAGGTGACGTAATGACGTACCTTACAAAGTAAAGCTGCGAAAGGATGATAGTATAGATGAAGGTCATAGATTTGGGCAGGGCGCTTGAGGATTCTATGCAGGTATTTCCGGGGGACGACGCGCCTGTGGTGGAGCGGCTTGATTCCTGCGGCTGCCGTTCAAAGAAGCTCACTCTGTCCACACACACCGGCACGCACATGGACGCGCCGGCGCACATGCTGTGCTCCGGCGCCACGCTCGACGCGCTTGCTCCTGAGAGTTTCTTCGGCTTCGGCTTTATCGTAGACGTGAGCGGCTGCGCTGGGCGCGAGATAGAGCCGGCGGACCTCGGGCTCTCGGCTGCGGAGCTTTCGGCGGCTGATTTTCTGCTGCTGCGCACCGGCTTTGACGCGAAGTTCGGCACGGAGGCCTATTTTAAAAATTTCCCCGTGCTTTCCGCGCGCGCCGCGAGTTTTCTTGCGGAGCAGGAGCTTAAGGGCGTAGGTGTGGACGCGATATCGGTCGATTATGTCGAAAGCGCGGATTCTCCCGTCCACCAGATACTGCTGGGCGCGGGGCTCGTCATAATAGAGAACCTCACAGGGCTGGACAGGCTGCCGTACAAAGAACCCTTCTGCCTGACGGCTCTTCCGATGTCGATAAAAGAGGCAGACGGCGCGCCCGCGCGCGTCATGGCGGTGCTTGAAAATTAGCGCCGCGCGGCTTAATATAAGAGAGAGGCAAAAACAAAAAATCTCGGAGGTGCGGTAATGGCAGATATCGACAGAAAACCTGAAAATAAAATATTCAAGAAAAGGCGCGGCTTCACTCTTATAGAAATAATGGTGGTGGTCGTTATTATCGGGCTGCTTTCCGCGCTTGTCGGGCCTAAGCTGATGGGCCAGAGCGACGAGGCGAAGCGCAAGACGACGCAGACGCAGATATCGCAGCTGGAACAGGTGCTTGGGCTTTACTATCTTGACAACGGCTTCTACCCGACGACGCAGCAGGGCCTTGAGGCGCTGGTCTCCGCACCCGCAACGCCGCCGGAACCGCTCAACTACAAAAAGGGCGGCTATATGAAAAAAATGGCGAAGGACGCTTGGGGACGCGAGTTCATCTATGCTGCGCCCGGCGAGCACGGCGATTTTGACATCCTCTCCTACGGCGCGGACGGCCAGGAGGGCGGCGAAGGCGCCGCAGCCGACATCATGAATTGGGAATAGGGGCGAATACATTGAATAAACCTGAGATGATAATAAAAGCCATCCGCCATGATCTGCTGCTTGAGACGAGCAAGGGGGTGGACGCGGGCGGCCACGTCTTCGGCGCGGTGGTGCTCGATAAAGCGACGCTTTGTCCGGTCATCGCCGGAAGCAACAACCGAATGGAAAATCCTATATACCACGGCGAGGTGGAGACGCTGCGGCGTTTCTTCGCCTGCCCGAACCACCCGAAGCCCAAAGACTGCATCTTCGTAGCAAGCCACGACCCGTGCCCGATGTGCATTTCAGCCATCGCGTGGGCCGGCTTTGACGAAGTGTGGGTGCTCTTTAACTACGAGGACGTAAAAAAGAGCTTCGGTATGCCCGTAGACCTTCTGATGTATAAAGAAATATTTGGCGCGGAGGGCGCGCGGCCGCAGAACGCCTTCTTTAAAAAATACGACTTAAAGGCGGAGGCGGCAAAAGAAGAAAACGCAGAACAGCTTGCCGCGGCAATATCTGAAATAGAGGCTCTATACGCACAGATAGGCAAACAGGTGCGTGACTTCGACTATCCGGGAATGTAGGGCGCAGAAAGCGCCGGCGTTTGTATACGCAAAGGGACGGACATGGTGCAGCTGTCCGTCCCTTTGCGCTCTGGGGTTTTTAGGGTACTAGCTCTGGATGGCTTTTTGGATGATCTCCGTTATTATCTCTTCGCCTCGGGGAGTCATATTTTGGATGTCCGCCAAATCATTGTTGGTAAACGATGCAAAATCGAAATTCGCCCTTTTCAGGATGGCGGCCCCAATATAATGCACCGCGTCCTTGTTCTTCTTGTATATACGTTCCTCCAGCTTCTTCATCTTGGAGTCGAGCTCCTTGATCAGCAGCTCTGGGCTTCTCCTTATTCTCTTGGCGGACGGCCCTTTGGGCTCTCTGCTACCGGTCATAAATATTTCATCCCCTTTATCGTACATAATTTATATTAATTAAATCATTAGTTTGCTGTGCCTTACATTGAAAAGTATAATTCTCTTTTATGTTTGGCACATTGCGTTTTATACCTAAATGGCTATGCGTAAGCATAATGATTAAAGGTTTTTGTTTAAAATATAACATTATCCGCGCAAGCGGCCGTCCCGCGTGCGGCGCGCAAACGGGCGGCCACGCGCAAAACGGCCGCGCCCGTGGGCCGTTTGCTGCGCCGCGCGCGTTACTGGCGGGTGTTTTTTAAGCGCGCGCCTGTTTTATGCCGGCGAACAATTATTGTCGTTTTGATTTGCGCGCGCAAAGAGGCGGCGTTATAATAAGATAAAGGCAGTGCGCCTTATTCTTTCACATTTTTGGGGAGGTCGGCTTTTATGACGTGATCTGTTTTATTCGCTCGTGTACCGAGTCATACATATAATGCCGCGCGCTCCCATACCTCAAATAGAACCAGGACGAAACTTCCTCTTTAACAGCCCTCTGTCCCCTCTTTATTTTTGTGAGCCATGCGCGGCGTCGGTATGCCT is a genomic window of Cloacibacillus sp. containing:
- a CDS encoding FAD-dependent oxidoreductase codes for the protein MITFLTTVMIFFFSLAATAEAADNLYFDVAVIGGGTGGSMAAVQAARMGMSVALIEQSDWVGGQMTGAAVSTIDDVRRTRTGLYYEFILKAKEYYDLRNTAVNVCLWGPDTFGFEPWAAQKALLDMIKMTGNVDLFLQAKVLKAGLTGGKVTSALIQCDGKDLSINAKIFIDATEAGDFIPMTGARYRSGNSASPKIDRTGVIQFITYPVVVKRYPNGVPEELKFTMRPPNYEQYLPGFQKIVTAGGDTWPGKAPYNIAAHNAYRGMPDVTNPEAAHISGGNPESWPYISRTAINWANDYPGHDSGEPGMSVRFLEDKKFRREAERKAMEKTLAFLYYMQTELKMEDWAIDNRQGYGQYFTNDWQDWAEMPKEFAPILQHFPPFPYIRESRRIAGVKTMTVKDVIRDPQLRRTLTSKHDSIALGEYPTDIHGLHEPQYLDKDLGEQSIGVPQESDWKGGLFQVPMGALIPEKIDGLLAAEKNISVSRIVNGSTRLQPITMLTGQAAGALAAVAIREKKNPRDVNPLDVQSALLDAKDKLSVYNFGDVPPESKWWKGVEMSVLYEYMDPSDETVYGVDDEMHWLELRDAFRRAFGLREFPTRPFEETVTLDDFGKWLAALTIKEPGRYDAVIKKYSGPAIMTKGQLAAAVADIMIMRANDDAQTKTKKK
- a CDS encoding cyclase family protein, encoding MKVIDLGRALEDSMQVFPGDDAPVVERLDSCGCRSKKLTLSTHTGTHMDAPAHMLCSGATLDALAPESFFGFGFIVDVSGCAGREIEPADLGLSAAELSAADFLLLRTGFDAKFGTEAYFKNFPVLSARAASFLAEQELKGVGVDAISVDYVESADSPVHQILLGAGLVIIENLTGLDRLPYKEPFCLTALPMSIKEADGAPARVMAVLEN
- the gspG gene encoding type II secretion system major pseudopilin GspG, yielding MADIDRKPENKIFKKRRGFTLIEIMVVVVIIGLLSALVGPKLMGQSDEAKRKTTQTQISQLEQVLGLYYLDNGFYPTTQQGLEALVSAPATPPEPLNYKKGGYMKKMAKDAWGREFIYAAPGEHGDFDILSYGADGQEGGEGAAADIMNWE
- a CDS encoding deaminase, translated to MNKPEMIIKAIRHDLLLETSKGVDAGGHVFGAVVLDKATLCPVIAGSNNRMENPIYHGEVETLRRFFACPNHPKPKDCIFVASHDPCPMCISAIAWAGFDEVWVLFNYEDVKKSFGMPVDLLMYKEIFGAEGARPQNAFFKKYDLKAEAAKEENAEQLAAAISEIEALYAQIGKQVRDFDYPGM